A DNA window from Daucus carota subsp. sativus chromosome 3, DH1 v3.0, whole genome shotgun sequence contains the following coding sequences:
- the LOC108210837 gene encoding rho-N domain-containing protein 1, chloroplastic yields the protein MSIAHPLHLNGLTAGAVNISPCSSRSDGKRTSQIKIQSLNCTSRSMSCVCNASSGSYRRNPDFPKQNKQGFSRSRNKQFEDRDGSDNLEDSEIFPSKNGALHSMSGNPKYQATAAPGPKEKEIVELFRKVQAQLRERAAIKEEKKIEEPQVQAKKNETVDSLLKLLRKHSVQQGKRTNNSSVSSSRDFILDQPELNGSFTTGKSSSFFRPNNDEKSKFQESEPSSVGRPMSSFRRRSPVPQFKKQPTYVEEDTVSSITHTNQEEKQKDTSYLEHEVEHKPILKLKVDPVGHDDSRVESDSAFPEGDLFGEMSDGEMTETDESNSDEDADEQILSKDIDLSGMKLVELRALAKSRGMKGFSKLKKQDLIQLLAEDSV from the exons ATGTCTATTGCGCATCCTCTTCATCTTAATG GACTTACTGCAGGAGCAGTCAATATATCACCTTGTTCATCTCGAAGTGATGGTAAAAGGACATCACAGATTAAAATTCAATCTCTGAACTGTACTTCAAGGAGCATGTCTTGTGTTTGTAATGCAAGTTCTGGTAGTTACAGGAGAAACCCCGACTTTCCAAAGCAAAACAAGCAGGGATTTTCTCGCAGTAGAAACAAGCAATTTGAAGATAGAGATGGCTCTGACAATCTTGAAGATTCTGAAATATTCCCTTCCAAGAATGGGGCACTGCATTCTATGTCTGGTAACCCAAAATACCAAGCTACAGCAGCTCCAGGCCCCAAGGAGAAAGAGATTGTAGAGTTATTTAGAAAAGTGCAGGCCCAACTCCGAGAAAGAGCTGCAATCAAGGAAGAGAAGAAGATTGAAGAACCACAAGTACAAGCTAAAAAGAATGAAACAGTTGATTCTCTCCTCAAGCTCTTAAGGAAACACTCAGTTCAGCAGGGGAAGCGAACTAATAATAGCTCTGTTAGTAGTAGTAGGGATTTCATACTGGACCAGCCTGAACTTAATGGTTCATTTACAACAGGGAAAAGCTCCAGTTTCTTCAGACCAAATAACGATGAGAAAAGCAAGTTCCAAGAAAGTGAACCCTCGTCTGTTGGCAGGCCCATGTCAAGTTTTCGACGAAGATCTCCAGTCCCTCAATTTAAGAAACAACCCACTTATGTGGAGGAAGATACTGTGAGTTCTATCACACATACAAATCAAGAGGAGAAACAAAAGGACACTTCTTACCTTGAGCATGAAGTTGAGCATAAGCCTATACTTAAATTAAAGGTTGACCCTGTTGGCCATGATGATTCTCGAGTGGAATCTGATTCTGCTTTTCCTGAAGGAGACCTGTTTGGTGAGATGTCTGATGGTGAAATGACAGAAACTGATGAAAGCAATAGCGATGAGGATGCAGATGAGCAGATTTTGAGCAAGGACATAGACTTGAGCGGAATGAAGCTAGTCGAGTTGAGGGCTTTAGCTAAATCTCGTGGCATGAAAGGTTTTTCAAAACTGAAGAAACAGGACCTCATTCAGCTTTTAGCTGAAGATTCCGTATGA